A DNA window from Brassica napus cultivar Da-Ae chromosome C1, Da-Ae, whole genome shotgun sequence contains the following coding sequences:
- the LOC106385939 gene encoding vesicle transport protein GOT1 has product MASFEMNDLKKIGLGLTGFGVFFTFLGVIFVFDKGLIAMGNILFLAGVTLTIGIQPAIQFFTKRRNFKGTISFGLGFLLVVFGWPILGLLLESYGFLVLFSGFWPTLAVFLQRIPILGWLLQHPYIRSLLDRYRGRRVPV; this is encoded by the exons ATGGCTTCCTTCGAGATGAATGACCTTAAAA AGATAGGGCTAGGCTTGACTGGATTTGGTGTCTTCTTTACATTCTTGGGAGTGATATTTGTGTTTGACAAGGGACTCATCGCCATGGGAAAT ATCCTCTTCTTGGCGGGTGTCACTCTAACCATTGGGATTCAACCAGCCATCCAATTCTTTACAAAACGGCGCAACTTTAAG GGAACTATATCGTTTGGTTTGGGTTTCTTGTTGGTTGTGTTTGGATGGCCTATTCTCGGTTTGCTTCTAGAATCTTATGGATTCCTTGTGCTCTTCAG TGGTTTCTGGCCTACACTCGCTGTTTTCCTTCAAAGGATACCTATACTAGGGTGGCTTTTGCAGCATCCATACATCAGATCG TTGCTGGATCGCTACCGTGGAAGGCGTGTTCCTGTCTAA